Part of the Candidatus Eisenbacteria bacterium genome is shown below.
CCCCGCGGAGGACGCGGACCTCACGCAGGTGCAGATCATCTCGGAGACGAACCCGGTGCCTCAGGTCATCGATCTCGAGTCGTCGGTCCGCTCGGGCGCGCTCCAGTCGATGCCTCGCCTGCAACCCGGGGAGACCGTCCGCGTGCCCCGCAAGCCGCGCGGAGCCGCCGGGCTCGTGTCCACCGACGTCGTCTACGTCTTCGGAGCGGTGACCGCCCAGGGCGCGCAGCCGCTCCAGGAGTCCTCCGATCTCGTGCGTGCCGTGATCCGCTCGGCTCCCAGCCCGGAAGCGGATTTCCGGAAGGTGGAGATCGTTCGAAAGTCCGGCACGCGTGTCGTGAGCATGCGCGTCAACATGAAGGAATACTTCGGCGAGGGACAGATCGCGGGCAATCCGGCGCTCGAGTCCGGTGACACGGTCTACCTTCCCCGGAAGACGGATCCGCTCCTGGGCAAAGGGCTCCGCGCCCTGGGTGTGATGCTCGGGCTCCTCGCCTCCATCGAAATTCTGACCGACTGACGCCGCCATGCAGCGAACCGTGGAGCCGCAGGAATCCAACGCCATCGACTGGCGCGACATGCTGTGGAAGGTGCGCCGGTACGGATGGCTGCTCCTGCTCCCGCCCGTCGCGGTCCTCTGTGTCGCGGCGATGTACTACAAGTTCACGACCCCGGTCTACACGTCCTCGATCCTCGTCTCGGTCGGCGAGAAGGACGTCTCCGAGGCGATCCAGAACCTCGTCGGCGACGACCGCCAGGTCGGCGCTCCCCGGACGATCGTGGAGAGCCGGATCCAGAGCCGAGGGTTCCTCGTCACGCTCGCGGAACGCACGGGACTCACGCGGAATCCGGCGCTCCTCGAGCGCGCCAAGGTCGCCAGCCAGCAATCCGCCGGCGTTCCCCCCGAGGAGCTCGTGCTCCGCTCCGCCACGACGATGCTCTCGCGCAAGATCTCGGTTTCCCAGGGGCGGGCCGCGCTGATCCGGATCTCCGTCGTCGATTCGAACCCGGAAGGCGCCCGGCGGCTCGCGTCCATGATCGGGACGCTCCTCATCGAGGACACGCGACGCACGGACCTGGCCCGCGGGATGGCGCGCGGGGAATTCACCAGCGACCAGATGGCCGTCTACGAGGAGCGGCTCCGCAAGGACGAGGAAGCGCTTCGCGCCTTCGAGGAGTCGCGCATCCGGCACCGCCTGACCTCGGGAGACGTGAACGAGGAGAATCTGAAGACCGCACGGAATCTCCTCGCCGCGACGGACGAGGAGACGGAGCAGGTGAAGTCGCGGATCCGATCCGGCTCCGCGGAATGGGCGGAAGTCGCGGGCGACGCGCCGGTCCCCGATCTGTCCAGCCCGCGCGTGTCCGAGTGGACGCGCATGCTCGGGAACCTCGAGGCGAGCTATGCCACGTCCCTCGTCGCCGGGAGCAGCCAGGAGGACCGGAACGAGCTCCAGACCCGCATCGCCGCCGTCCGGCAGTCGCTCTTCACCGAGCTGAACCACCTGACCGAAGCGCTCCCTTCGAGCATCTCCGACGCCGCGCGCGCCTCCGCCTCCGGGGTGGCC
Proteins encoded:
- a CDS encoding Wzz/FepE/Etk N-terminal domain-containing protein, whose translation is MQRTVEPQESNAIDWRDMLWKVRRYGWLLLLPPVAVLCVAAMYYKFTTPVYTSSILVSVGEKDVSEAIQNLVGDDRQVGAPRTIVESRIQSRGFLVTLAERTGLTRNPALLERAKVASQQSAGVPPEELVLRSATTMLSRKISVSQGRAALIRISVVDSNPEGARRLASMIGTLLIEDTRRTDLARGMARGEFTSDQMAVYEERLRKDEEALRAFEESRIRHRLTSGDVNEENLKTARNLLAATDEETEQVKSRIRSGSAEWAEVAGDAPVPDLSSPRVSEWTRMLGNLEASYATSLVAGSSQEDRNELQTRIAAVRQSLFTELNHLTEALPSSISDAARASASGVALDRAILRSLLRRKEKLNQDIASYMSGAQSSPRDELDRQRLTANVTTSRGLVDALRKEAASSRLSEALATSALGPRIDIVESALQPIAPSSPEPVKIFGVALVLGPLISLGLVFAGERLNSVLRTTEQAEGEFGVAVIGTVPRMEGWPKPGSYLGNHWALFAILLVLLVTGIVFAVDAVLPGSKAGPVRTTELRR
- a CDS encoding polysaccharide biosynthesis/export family protein, giving the protein MTLRAAVLCLALLSVSASVARSQTPSGSPAYRIQPGDVLAVEVTGRNDISGQFTVTKEGQVNLPILGAIRAQGRTTGEIGTDISRRVSITSREIVQVSVTVLQQYRRKNFVLGAVLLPGTFTFADAPTVWEAISEAGGPAEDADLTQVQIISETNPVPQVIDLESSVRSGALQSMPRLQPGETVRVPRKPRGAAGLVSTDVVYVFGAVTAQGAQPLQESSDLVRAVIRSAPSPEADFRKVEIVRKSGTRVVSMRVNMKEYFGEGQIAGNPALESGDTVYLPRKTDPLLGKGLRALGVMLGLLASIEILTD